Proteins found in one Sorghum bicolor cultivar BTx623 chromosome 1, Sorghum_bicolor_NCBIv3, whole genome shotgun sequence genomic segment:
- the LOC8055092 gene encoding uncharacterized protein LOC8055092, whose translation MVAEAAPSSSSAIWSRRRDEITFDRLHKFWSALSPRARHELLRLDKQTLIEHARKNLYCSRCNGLLLESFTQIVMYGKSLLHEGSCEPRIQEVEAEEVQDPSVHPWGGLSTTKDGILTLLDCFINAKSLHVIQNVFDNARAREREREMLYPDACGGGGRGWISPVIPNYGRGHGTRDTCALHTARLSCDTLVDFWSALGEETRSSLLRMKEEDFIERLMHRFDSKRFCRDCRRNVIREFKELKELKRMRREPRCTGWFCVADTAFKCEMFEDAILVDWHQSLLEQDGIYHHFEWAIGTDEGKSDILNFENVGMNGQVHRKGLDLDQFEDYFVTLRAWRLDGRCTEFCVKAHALKGQSCVHRRLIVGDGFVTITKGESIRSFFEHAEEAEEEDEDDVVDRDSNDPDGDIAHPQKHAKSPELAREFLLDAAAVIFKEQVEKAFREGTARQNAHSVFVSLALKLLEERVHVACKEIITLEKQTKLLEEEEKEKREEEERRERRRTKEREKKNRRKERLKGKDRDKEKTLVRSKKSDDLSPFSLCNQAAPNDNESQDVLDLRYSDIEEEDNVVVREHYPDSSADQSSSKDSDERSNEHECSATAEFVPSDCDGSFACDESKSSRNLRFRRDFPQDKDASYWYEDCRDDSGDTQWQSRERIRNNTRNYNAVFNANNRTRDRYNPCSCGHQEDYRYFSTATRSSRDTKMSRKTVAEKPRLQYRRCYPLDSFAVSNGGRVGGTPNKSPGPKQVWEPMDARKKIGNGNSATGPADGSDQVECSKDISECEKLEVVCETLAEICSEISAEACKSDTDQPCRQGEKNQSACSDGSKCVDKPTCCLTKDTGRTTNLTSSDSSSCLSEGDRDSSMSSMTSLSAQNVESSSTSDSEESSDRNNSSPGDPPAKNVSRSLLEMCAGNGFREYQPKGLNPPNGNQFGFTVGPLQDQMLHQQKVHAPPYSSPFMGFHNHPLAVPTNGYLPYPQPGHFYPGPMAPVGYGVTGNQCVDFPMQYSNNIHPYTGPEFGFLPSQPVHKTPVSFHAVPVPPLTPLCRSGVPVVINQERQQSPALFPKLKQAVSVPETSCAEDNTVKHKGDDTDSTPFSLFQFNLPIAAPSLATSKEEQSGAMPSTAPAPAQIARAQPCSREETNVKEYNIFSGCNGVMFQLN comes from the exons ATGGTCGCGGAGGCGGCGCCGTCCTCCTCGTCGGCGATCTGGTCGCGCCGCCGCGACGAGATCACCTTCGACCGCCTCCACAAG TTTTGGAGTGCCCTGTCACCTCGTGCACGACACGAGCTGCTAAGACTTGATAAACAGACCCTTATTGAGCATGCTCGCAAGAATCTGTACTGTTCAAGGTGTAATGGGCTGCTTTTGGAAAGTTTCACACAAATAGTCATGTATGGGAAGTCACTGCTTCATGAAGGTTCATGTGAGCCAAGGATTCAggaagttgaagcagaagaagtTCAGGACCCTTCAGTTCATCCTTGGGGAGGCCTTTCGACAACAAAGGATGGCATCCTAACTCTTCTTGATTGCTTCATAAATGCAAAATCTCTTCATGTGATCCAGAAT GTATTTGACAATGCACGTGCGAGAGAACGTGAACGTGAGATGCTTTACCCTGATGCATGTGGTGGCGGTGGCAGAGGATGGATTAGCCCAGTGATACCTAACTATGGCAGGGGCCATGGAACACGGGATACTTGTGCTTTGCATACTGCACGCCTTTCTTGTGATACTCTGGTGGATTTTTGGTCAGCTCTAGGTGAAGAAACTAGATCATCTCTTTTAAGGATGAAAGAAGAGGACTTCATAGAAAGACTAATGCACAG GTTTGACAGCAAGAGATTCTGCAGAGACTGCAGAAGGAATGTTATTCGTGAATTCAAGGAGCTCAAGGAACTAAAGCGCATGCGAAGGGAACCTCGCTGCACTGGTTGGTTTTGTGTTGCAGATACCGCATTTAAGTGTGAG ATGTTTGAGGATGCTATTCTTGTTGATTGGCATCAATCTTTATTGGAGCAAGATGGAATTTACCATCATTTCGAGTGGGCTATTGGAACAGATGAAGGAAAATCTGATATTCTAAACTTTGAAAATGTGGGCATGAATGGGCAAGTCCACAGGAAAGGCCTTGATCTTGATCAGTTTGAAGACTATTTTGTTACACTGAGAGCATGGAGGCTGGATGGCCGCTGTACAGAATTCTGTGTGAAGGCCCATGCCTTGAAGGGCCAGTCATGTGTTCACAGGAGGCTAATTGTCGGGGATGGATTTGTGACAATTACCAAAGGTGAAAGTATTAGAAGTTTCTTTGAGCATGCTGAAGAAGCAGAGGAAGAGGAC GAAGATGATGTAGTGGACAGAGACAGCAATGACCCTGATGGTGATATCGCTCATCCACAGAAGCATGCTAAGAGCCCTGAACTTGCAAGAGAATTTCTCCTGGATGCTGCTGCAGTGATCTTCAAAGAACAG GTTGAGAAGGCTTTCAGAGAAGGCACAGCGCGGCAAAATGCACATAGTGTTTTCGTGTCCCTTGCTCTAAAACTGTTAGAAGAAAGGGTTCATGTTGCTTGCAAGGAAATAATTACATTGGAAAAACAG ACCAAGCTTCTTGAGgaagaagagaaagaaaaacGTGAAGAAGAGGAGCGCAGGGAGAGGAGGAgaacaaaagaaagagaaaaaaagaatagaAGAAAAGAGAGGCTGAAAGGAAAGGACAGAGATAAGGAAAAAACACTGGTTCGGTCAAAAAAATCAGATGATCTTTCACCATTTTCTCTGTGCAACCAAGCAGCACCAAATGATAATGAGTCTCAGGATGTTCTGGACTTGAGATATTCAGATATTGAAGAGGAAGACAATGTTGTGGTCAGGGAACACTATCCTGATTCCTCTGCTGATCAATCTTCAAGCAAGGACAGTGATGAACGAAGCAATGAGCATGAATGCAGTGCAACAGCAGAATTTGTTCCCTCAGATTGTGATGGCTCATTTGCATGTGATGAGTCAAAATCATCAAGAAACCTGAGATTTAGAAGAGACTTCCCTCAAGATAAAGATGCTAGTTATTGGTATGAGGATTGCCGTGATGACTCTGGAGATACTCAATGGCAGTCTAGGGAGAGGATCAGAAATAACACTAGAAATTACAATGCTGTATTTAATGCAAATAACCGAACAAGAGACAGGTACAACCCCTGCAGCTGTGGCCATCAAGAAGACTACAGATATTTTTCCACAGCAACTAGATCAAGTAGGGATACAAAGATGTCCAGGAAAACAGTGGCTGAGAAACCCAGGTTGCAATACCGCAGGTGCTATCCTCTGGATAGCTTCGCTGTGTCAAATGGAGGACGTGTTGGTGGTACACCAAACAAGAGCCCAGGTCCAAAGCAAGTATGGGAGCCAATGGATGCAAGAAAGAAGATAGGGAATGGGAATAGTGCTACTGGGCCTGCTGATGGTTCAGATCAAGTGGAATGCTCAAAGGATATCAGTGAATGTGAAAAGCTTGAGGTAGTGTGTGAAACACTTGCTGAAATCTGTTCTGAGATATCTGCAGAAGCCTGTAAGTCAGACACAGATCAACCATGCAGACAAGGTGAGAAGAATCAGTCTGCTTGCAGCGATGGATCTAAATGCGTGGATAAGCCAACTTGCTGCTTGACAAAAGACACTGGTAGGACAACAAACTTAACCAGTTCGGACAGCTCCTCGTGTCTAAGTGAGGGAGACAGAGATAGCAGCATGAGCAGCATGACCTCACTGAGTGCTCAGAATGTAGAGTCTTCATCTACATCTGACTCAGAAGAGTCTTCAGACAGAAACAATAGCAGCCCAGGCGATCCACcagcaaagaatgtttctcgttcATTACTCGAGATGTGTGCAGGAAATGGTTTCAGGGAGTACCAACCGAAAGGCTTGAACCCTCCTAATGGCAACCAATTTGGATTTACGGTGGGCCCTTTACAGGACCAGATGTTGCACCAACAGAAGGTCCATGCACCACCATACTCGTCACCATTCATGGGGTTCCACAATCACCCCTTGGCAGTTCCAACAAATGGGTACTTGCCATATCCTCAGCCTGGTCACTTCTACCCTGGCCCTATGGCCCCTGTTGGATATGGAGTCACTGGCAACCAGTGTGTTGACTTCCCAATGCAGTACAGCAATAACATCCATCCTTACACTGGCCCTGAATTTGGTTTTCTGCCTTCACAACCAGTTCACAAGACCCCAGTGAGCTTCCATGCCGTGCCAGTGCCACCACTGACCCCGCTGTGTAGAAGCGGAGTGCCAGTGGTGATAAATCAAGAGAGGCAGCAGAGCCCTGCCCTCTTTCCTAAACTAAAACAGGCAGTGTCGGTCCCTGAGACCAGCTGTGCAGAAGACAACACCGTCAAACATAAAGGTGATGACACAGACAGCACACCCTTCTCCTTGTTCCAGTTCAACCTGCCGATTGCCGCTCCCTCCCTGGcaacatccaaagaagagcaaagTGGAGCGATGCCTTCAACGGCACCGGCACCAGCTCAGATAGCTCGAGCCCAGCCGTGCTCGAGGGAGGAGACCAACGTCAAGGAGTACAACATTTTCTCCGGGTGTAACGGGGTGATGTTTCAGCTCAACTAG